The following coding sequences lie in one Chanos chanos chromosome 4, fChaCha1.1, whole genome shotgun sequence genomic window:
- the LOC115810220 gene encoding galectin-3 — MNNCQAPCHQGNSVWPGQGMQQTGTTAWPAQPCQPCWPYQPNWPGTQTGTPNPPNWPGNPSAQTSQQGWPAPQPQQVLPNPPVQPPQPAQPQPVPPPQPVQPQPVPPTQPAQPTWPAPQPAPGCMPGWPGNPGQPGWPGQCPSNTQQPWPISPTGPVTVPFNMNFPRGIYDKLMLTIRGQVKPDAKMFTVNFLRGNDIALHINPRFNEGGKQVVVRNHKLGERWGKEERNIQSPFPFIPGQHFEMRILCTFTEFKVTVNNTALFEFKHRIKEVNQIDRINILHDVTLTSVNVETLP, encoded by the exons ATGAACAACTGTCAAGCACCTTGTCACCAAGGGAACAGTGTCTGGCCTGGGCAGGGCATGCAGCAAACTGGCACCACTGCCTGGCCTGCCCAGCCATGCCAACCGTGCTGGCCTTATCAACCCAACTGGCCAGGTACCCAGACTGGTACACCAAACCCACCAAACTGGCCTGGAAACCCATCAGCCCAAACCAGCCAACAAGGCTGGCCTGCACCCCAACCTCAACAAGTTCTGCCCAATCCACCAGTTCAGCCACCCCAACCAGCACAGCCACAACCAGTTCCACCCCCTCAACCAGTACAGCCACAACCAGTTCCACCCACTCAACCAGCTCAACCCACCTGGCCTGCCCCACAACCCG CACCAGGCTGCATGCCTGGATGGCCTGGTAACCCAGGACAACCAGGATGGCCTGGTCAGTGCCCCTCTAACACTCAGCAGCCATGGCCAATATCACCCACAGGCCCTGTG ACGGTGCCTTTCAATATGAACTTCCCCCGCGGGATCTATGACAAGCTTATGCTCACTATAAGGGGGCAGGTCAAGCCCGATGCAAAAAT GTTCACTGTAAATTTTCTACGTGGTAATGACATTGCCCTTCACATAAATCCACGTTTCAATGAAGGAGGGAAACAGGTTGTCGTACGCAACCACAAACTCGGAGAACGGTGGGGGAAAGAGGAACGCAACATTCAAAGCCCATTCCCTTTCATTCCGGGACAACACTTTGAA ATGAGGATCCTCTGCACCTTCACCGAGTTCAAGGTGACAGTTAACAACACTGCCCTGTTTGAGTTCAAGCATCGTATCAAAGAAGTTAACCAAATTGACCGCATCAACATCCTCCATGATGTCACTCTAACATCTGTCAACGTGGAAACCTTGCCTTGA